The following are from one region of the Quercus robur chromosome 1, dhQueRobu3.1, whole genome shotgun sequence genome:
- the LOC126692614 gene encoding uncharacterized protein LOC126692614, which yields MFRDVAATGVAAWTPSSNTLSPTMPEEGTGDSDGSFEFKDNQCDMSLDIDSLQQGQTSQSRSSGQKRTSVSIPSQKKKKKIGGATMLDDRISQLITVCQNRSEGTSQESPSSIDNVMTIVRVLPGVESSFVVQASYILLKKSRREMFLTFKDPELQLKWLQGMIYNQKK from the coding sequence ATGTTTAGGGATGTTGCAGCAACTGGGGTAGCTGCATGGACCCCTTCTTCAAATACACTCTCTCCAACAATGCCAGAAGAGGGTACTGGTGATTCAGATGGTAGCTTCGAATTTAAGGATAACCAATGTGACATGAGTTTAGACATTGATAGTTTACAGCAAGGACAAACTAGTCAATCACGTAGTTCAGGACAAAAGCGAACTAGTGTATCAATACCCTcacagaagaaaaagaagaagataggagGAGCTACAATGTTGGACGATCGTATTAGTCAATTAATAACTGTATGTCAAAATAGGTCTGAAGGTACTTCTCAAGAGTCACCAAGTTCAATTGATAATGTCATGACGATTGTGAGAGTACTTCCTGGAGTGGAAAGTTCGTTCGTGGTTCAAGCTTCTTATATCTTACTAAAAAAGTCACGTAGGGAGATGTTCTTAACTTTCAAGGACCCAGAGTTACAGCTAAAGTGGCTACAAGGAATGATTTATAACCAAAAGAAGTGA